A region of Rhizorhabdus wittichii RW1 DNA encodes the following proteins:
- a CDS encoding IstB domain protein ATP-binding protein (PFAM: IstB domain protein ATP-binding protein) translates to MSDQAPEILLAHHLKALKLPTCLREHHKLARQCAAEGVDHIRFLARLVEMEMIDRERRMVERRIKAARFPAVKSLDSFDFAAIPRLNKMQVLEMARCEWIERRENAIALGPSGTGKTHVALGLGLAACQKGLSVGFTTAAALVSEMMEARDERRLLRFQKQMAGYKLLIIDELGFVPLSKTGAELLFELISQRYERGSTFITSNLPFDEWTETFGSERLTGALLDRLTHHVSILEMNGESYRLAHSRARKAKTRP, encoded by the coding sequence ATGAGCGATCAGGCCCCGGAGATCCTTCTCGCTCACCATCTCAAGGCGCTCAAGCTGCCTACGTGCCTGCGTGAGCATCACAAGCTCGCGCGGCAATGTGCCGCTGAAGGCGTCGATCATATCCGCTTCCTCGCCCGCCTCGTCGAGATGGAAATGATCGACAGGGAGCGTCGCATGGTCGAGCGGCGCATCAAGGCCGCGCGCTTCCCCGCCGTCAAAAGCCTCGACAGCTTCGACTTCGCCGCCATCCCCAGGCTCAACAAGATGCAGGTGCTCGAGATGGCGCGCTGCGAGTGGATCGAGCGGCGTGAGAACGCCATCGCTCTGGGGCCATCAGGCACCGGAAAGACGCACGTAGCGTTGGGGCTCGGACTGGCAGCATGCCAGAAAGGACTGTCGGTGGGCTTCACCACCGCGGCAGCGCTGGTCAGCGAAATGATGGAGGCCCGCGACGAGCGCCGTCTTCTGCGCTTCCAGAAGCAGATGGCCGGATACAAGCTGCTCATCATCGACGAACTGGGCTTTGTGCCGCTCTCCAAGACCGGCGCCGAACTGTTGTTCGAGCTGATCTCCCAGCGTTACGAACGCGGCTCCACCTTCATCACCAGCAACCTGCCCTTCGACGAATGGACCGAAACCTTCGGATCTGAGCGTCTCACAGGCGCGCTCCTCGATCGCCTGACCCATCACGTCAGCATCCTCGAGATGAACGGCGAAAGCTATCGCCTCGCGCACAGCCGGGCCCGCAAGGCCAAAACCAGACCCTGA
- a CDS encoding Transposase and inactivated derivatives-like protein, with the protein MGIYSVELYLQVRLACADGMSQRAAAKRFNVSRDTVRKMLSFSSPPGYRRQSVPQRPKLDGFVAIIDGWLEGDRSVPRKQRHTAKRVFDRLRTEHGFTGGYTIIKDYIREREQRSREMFVPLAHPAGDAQADFGEALVEIGGVEQKAYFFALDLPHSDACYVRAYPAAVAEAWVDGHVHAFAFFGAVPRSIVYDNDRCLVAKILPDGTRQRATLFSAFLSHYVIRDRYARPGKGNEKGNVEGLVGYCRRNFMVPIPKFPTWEAFNLWLEEQCRKRQQDKVRGQSETIGERLERDLAAMQPLPATPFEACDQKGGRVSSQSLVRYRTNDYSVPVAWGHQEVWIRAYVDEVVIGCRSEVIARHPRCYAREEVVFDPLHYLPLIEQKINAFDQAAPLQGWDLPEAFTTLQRLMEGRMHKHGRREYVQVLRLLETFTLADLQAAVEQAIDLGAIGFDAVKHLVLCRIERVPPRLDLDVYPFLPRTTVEKTFARAYLSLLSDRQEAA; encoded by the coding sequence GTGGGGATCTACAGCGTGGAACTTTATCTTCAGGTCCGTCTGGCTTGCGCGGATGGCATGAGCCAACGGGCGGCGGCGAAGCGTTTCAATGTGTCGCGCGATACGGTACGCAAGATGCTGTCGTTTTCATCGCCGCCGGGTTACCGGCGCCAGTCCGTACCGCAGCGCCCGAAGCTGGACGGGTTTGTGGCGATCATTGATGGATGGCTTGAGGGTGACCGCAGTGTCCCGCGCAAGCAACGCCATACGGCGAAGCGGGTATTCGACCGTTTGCGCACCGAGCATGGTTTCACCGGCGGCTATACGATCATCAAGGATTACATCCGGGAGCGCGAACAGCGCAGCCGGGAGATGTTCGTGCCGCTGGCGCACCCTGCGGGAGATGCGCAGGCCGATTTCGGGGAAGCGCTGGTGGAGATCGGCGGGGTGGAGCAGAAGGCCTACTTCTTCGCGCTCGATCTGCCGCACAGTGATGCCTGCTATGTGCGGGCCTATCCGGCGGCGGTGGCGGAGGCCTGGGTGGACGGACACGTGCATGCCTTCGCGTTTTTCGGCGCGGTACCGCGCTCGATCGTCTATGACAACGATCGCTGCCTTGTGGCGAAGATCCTGCCCGACGGCACGCGGCAGCGTGCCACGCTGTTCAGCGCTTTCCTGTCACATTACGTGATCCGCGACCGCTATGCTCGCCCGGGCAAGGGGAACGAGAAAGGCAATGTGGAGGGGCTGGTAGGCTATTGCCGGCGCAACTTCATGGTGCCGATCCCGAAGTTCCCGACCTGGGAGGCGTTCAACCTGTGGCTGGAGGAGCAATGCCGCAAGCGCCAGCAGGACAAGGTGCGCGGGCAGAGCGAGACGATCGGTGAGCGCTTGGAACGCGATCTCGCGGCCATGCAGCCTCTGCCCGCTACACCCTTCGAGGCCTGCGATCAGAAAGGCGGGCGGGTCTCCTCGCAATCCCTGGTGCGCTACAGGACCAACGATTATTCGGTTCCGGTGGCCTGGGGCCATCAGGAGGTCTGGATCAGGGCCTATGTCGATGAGGTGGTGATCGGCTGCCGCAGCGAAGTCATCGCCCGTCATCCTCGTTGCTATGCCCGCGAGGAGGTTGTCTTCGACCCGCTCCATTATCTCCCGCTGATCGAGCAGAAGATCAACGCATTCGACCAGGCTGCGCCTTTGCAGGGCTGGGACCTGCCCGAAGCGTTCACGACACTGCAGCGGTTGATGGAAGGGCGTATGCACAAACATGGCAGGCGCGAATATGTGCAGGTACTGCGCCTGCTGGAAACGTTCACCCTCGCCGATCTCCAGGCGGCGGTCGAACAGGCCATCGATCTTGGCGCCATCGGCTTCGATGCCGTCAAGCACCTCGTCCTGTGCCGGATCGAACGCGTACCGCCCAGGCTGGACCTGGACGTCTATCCCTTCCTGCCACGCACCACGGTCGAGAAGACCTTTGCCAGAGCCTATCTGAGCCTGCTCTCCGACCGGCAGGAGGCCGCATGA
- a CDS encoding single-strand binding protein (TIGRFAM: single-strand binding protein~PFAM: single-strand binding protein/Primosomal replication protein n), whose protein sequence is MQNLVILAGNVGATPEARTTQGGTKITHFSLATSRPKRDSNGKVVKDDNGRRIEDTEWHRITCFNGVGKTVEQYVDKGMKVMVRGRIHYTRWTDNENIERYGVEIIADEVTFLTRVRPASGDQGGNDSSVDDDEIPF, encoded by the coding sequence ATGCAGAACCTCGTCATCCTTGCCGGTAATGTCGGCGCCACGCCGGAAGCCCGCACCACCCAGGGCGGCACCAAGATCACCCACTTCAGCCTCGCGACTTCGCGGCCCAAGCGAGACAGCAACGGCAAGGTCGTCAAGGACGACAATGGCCGCCGGATCGAAGATACCGAATGGCACCGGATCACCTGCTTCAACGGCGTCGGCAAGACCGTCGAGCAATATGTCGACAAGGGGATGAAGGTGATGGTGCGCGGTCGCATCCACTACACCCGCTGGACCGACAACGAGAATATCGAGCGGTACGGCGTCGAGATCATCGCCGACGAGGTGACCTTCCTCACCCGCGTCAGGCCCGCCAGTGGCGACCAAGGCGGCAATGACAGCTCGGTGGATGACGACGAAATTCCCTTCTGA
- a CDS encoding RES (PFAM: RES) codes for MSAQITDRVLTCFRIGDPDGAHPIYDSEGARLYPGRWNTAASPIIYTSEHYSTAMLEKLVHANTVMPPNQHYIRITIPNGVSYEVFPTAKFSGWDGKREDICKAFGEAWFAAGRSALLLVPSIPARVERNILINPAHPDAQTISFDLPEPIWWDDRLYG; via the coding sequence GTGAGCGCCCAGATCACCGACCGCGTGCTGACCTGTTTTCGGATCGGCGATCCCGATGGCGCGCATCCCATCTATGACAGCGAAGGCGCTCGGCTCTATCCGGGACGGTGGAACACCGCGGCCAGCCCGATCATCTACACGTCAGAACATTATTCGACGGCGATGCTCGAAAAGCTCGTCCACGCGAACACGGTGATGCCGCCCAACCAGCATTATATCCGCATCACGATCCCCAACGGCGTCAGCTATGAAGTCTTCCCGACCGCCAAATTCTCCGGGTGGGACGGCAAGCGCGAAGACATCTGCAAGGCCTTTGGCGAGGCGTGGTTCGCGGCAGGGCGCTCGGCGCTGTTGCTGGTGCCTTCGATCCCGGCACGGGTGGAACGCAACATCCTCATCAATCCAGCACATCCCGACGCGCAAACAATCAGCTTCGATCTGCCCGAACCAATATGGTGGGATGACCGGCTCTACGGCTGA
- a CDS encoding RNA-directed DNA polymerase (PFAM: RNA-directed DNA polymerase (Reverse transcriptase)), translating into MTPGVDGQTFDGMTLARLDRLTQGVAEGRYRPRPVRRVYIPKGNGKMRPLGIPTADDRIVQEAARMILAAIYEPVFSKHSHGFRAGRSCHTALEEIRRTWTGAKWLIEVDVRGFFDNIDHDILLSLLARRIDDPVFIDLIGTMLKAGCMDEWKFERTYSGTPQGGVISPLLANIYLHELDLFMEEMRARFDKGVKRRANPVYVVQSQKIAALRKEIDAIRAVGADEAEVRTRLARIEAINRDRRKISSVDQMDPNFRRLRYCRYADDFLVGVIGSKADAVRIMADIQHFLADRLNLTVSPEKTGVRDASRGSPFLGFHVCAFTLRSPGTMAGRQAVGGGMRRILRRPTRGNIKLWVPRDRVYAFCRRKKLGNLDMRNGRVRPQLMESSLAEIIVAYNSEFRGFANYYAIADGVKASLDKLELVMLRSLFATVACRRRSTRRQAEEYLKMGSDHGVITVVRGEPRVHKVWKLKHLIVKTWDNPLVDSITVGSRLAQSPNDLVTRLSAEQCEACGDTDGPFEMHHPNRLKDKRRDQLTPWVQSARRRRTVVLCHKCHVAHHGGRMPVRMESRVH; encoded by the coding sequence ATGACGCCGGGAGTAGACGGCCAGACCTTCGACGGCATGACGCTGGCGAGGCTGGATCGTCTGACCCAAGGCGTGGCGGAAGGCCGTTACCGCCCTCGTCCAGTGCGGCGGGTCTATATCCCCAAGGGTAATGGTAAAATGCGCCCATTGGGCATTCCTACGGCGGATGATCGCATCGTTCAGGAGGCGGCGAGAATGATCCTCGCGGCGATCTATGAGCCTGTGTTCTCGAAACACAGTCATGGGTTTCGCGCGGGTCGCTCCTGCCACACGGCTCTCGAAGAGATCCGCAGAACCTGGACGGGCGCGAAATGGCTGATCGAAGTGGATGTTCGCGGGTTCTTCGACAACATCGACCATGATATCCTGCTCAGCCTATTGGCCCGCCGGATCGATGATCCTGTGTTCATTGATCTGATCGGGACGATGCTCAAGGCCGGGTGCATGGACGAATGGAAGTTCGAGCGGACCTATAGCGGCACTCCACAGGGCGGGGTCATCTCGCCCTTGCTTGCCAACATCTATCTTCATGAGCTTGACTTGTTCATGGAGGAAATGCGGGCTCGCTTCGACAAGGGCGTCAAACGGCGGGCCAATCCCGTATATGTTGTCCAAAGCCAGAAAATCGCCGCACTTCGCAAGGAGATCGATGCAATCCGTGCCGTTGGCGCGGATGAGGCAGAGGTCCGAACCCGTCTTGCTCGGATCGAAGCCATCAATCGGGATCGACGGAAGATATCATCCGTTGATCAAATGGACCCCAACTTCCGCCGCCTGCGCTATTGCCGTTATGCCGATGACTTCCTCGTCGGCGTGATCGGCAGCAAGGCGGATGCCGTTCGGATCATGGCCGACATACAGCACTTCCTCGCTGATCGGCTCAATCTGACGGTATCACCGGAGAAAACCGGGGTTCGCGATGCATCGAGGGGATCGCCGTTCCTTGGCTTCCACGTATGCGCCTTCACGCTGCGCTCTCCCGGAACAATGGCGGGGCGACAGGCGGTCGGCGGCGGGATGCGACGCATCCTTCGTCGGCCAACGCGGGGGAATATCAAGCTGTGGGTGCCGAGGGATCGGGTCTATGCGTTCTGCAGGCGCAAAAAGCTCGGCAACCTCGACATGAGGAATGGCCGGGTGCGTCCGCAACTCATGGAATCCAGTTTGGCGGAGATTATCGTTGCCTATAACTCAGAGTTCCGGGGCTTCGCGAACTATTATGCGATCGCCGATGGCGTGAAAGCGTCACTCGACAAGTTGGAGCTGGTCATGCTCAGGAGCCTCTTTGCGACTGTAGCATGCCGGCGACGCTCGACGAGGCGGCAGGCCGAGGAATATCTGAAGATGGGGTCGGATCACGGTGTTATCACCGTGGTTCGGGGCGAGCCGCGCGTCCATAAGGTGTGGAAACTGAAGCATCTGATCGTGAAGACGTGGGATAACCCCCTCGTCGACTCCATCACGGTAGGCTCTCGCCTTGCGCAGAGCCCGAACGATCTGGTCACGCGCCTGAGTGCCGAGCAATGCGAGGCATGCGGCGACACCGATGGTCCGTTCGAGATGCATCATCCCAATCGCCTGAAAGATAAGCGACGCGACCAACTGACGCCTTGGGTACAATCGGCACGACGGCGCAGGACAGTCGTCCTGTGCCACAAGTGTCATGTTGCGCATCACGGTGGCCGGATGCCTGTCAGAATGGAGAGCCGTGTGCATTGA
- a CDS encoding Cobyrinic acid a,c-diamide synthase (PFAM: Cobyrinic acid a,c-diamide synthase), with translation MATGRRAIIMSAACAMVLKTMNREGAVPVKTIVVSLLKGGVGKTFLATHLAWYLAEQGDNRVAFLDLDPQGSSTRRLAGERTGWFSADLFDPEARLELTDAPGITVFAADPRLQMVKAAADVGDFLSRFPALAAHFDHCVIDTGPKWDELTLSAMAVADAVIAPVQVAEDSIECAKMLLTALKKAEGARGGRKVDFLGLLPSMVNPFDRREMDNAVKLARAVGEKLMFPAFIKARPTYKHSAEQHHPVWRATGSGAKAAADEIRPILAEIVRRMDDRRQSAA, from the coding sequence GTGGCGACTGGTCGTCGCGCGATCATTATGAGCGCAGCCTGCGCGATGGTCCTCAAGACTATGAATCGTGAAGGCGCTGTGCCCGTGAAGACGATCGTCGTCAGCCTGCTGAAGGGCGGGGTCGGCAAGACCTTTCTCGCCACGCACCTCGCCTGGTATCTGGCCGAGCAAGGCGACAACCGCGTCGCCTTTCTCGACCTTGATCCGCAGGGCAGTTCTACGCGCCGGCTTGCTGGCGAGCGGACCGGGTGGTTCTCGGCGGACCTGTTCGATCCCGAGGCGCGGCTCGAGCTGACGGATGCGCCAGGGATCACGGTCTTTGCCGCCGATCCGCGACTGCAGATGGTCAAGGCGGCTGCGGATGTCGGCGATTTCCTCAGCCGGTTTCCTGCGCTTGCTGCTCATTTCGACCATTGCGTCATCGACACCGGTCCCAAATGGGACGAGCTGACCTTGAGCGCGATGGCGGTGGCCGACGCGGTGATCGCGCCGGTCCAGGTCGCCGAGGATTCGATCGAGTGCGCCAAGATGCTGCTCACCGCGCTCAAAAAAGCGGAAGGCGCTCGCGGCGGGCGCAAGGTCGATTTTCTCGGGTTGTTGCCCTCGATGGTCAATCCGTTCGATCGGCGCGAAATGGACAATGCGGTCAAGCTTGCCCGCGCGGTTGGCGAGAAGCTGATGTTCCCCGCCTTCATCAAGGCGCGGCCGACCTACAAGCATTCGGCCGAACAGCATCATCCCGTCTGGCGCGCAACCGGCAGCGGCGCAAAAGCGGCGGCTGACGAAATCCGGCCGATCCTGGCCGAGATCGTTCGCCGGATGGACGACCGCCGCCAGAGTGCGGCGTGA
- a CDS encoding parB-like partition protein (TIGRFAM: parB-like partition protein~PFAM: ParB domain protein nuclease; KorB domain protein), with the protein MGKFDQRAEEFGLLVGLHDSARRVEDLPLDWIMGDPENPRRVFDETELKDLAASIAARGVLQPIIVAPKNGDGLHVIRVGERRFRASRLVGRETIPAIVMAVVNRADTLADQIVENDQRAGLTPHDLASGIERMLGAGVTQAEIARALGRSKQFVSLYAACADMAPWLRAAIDQMPIRLLYDLHRAARTHGDAVRAYVERLGDENVTLAEGGRFIAGLKASENLPDARLRDVPALSDGQGAERAAPSRPVRAGVGLRSMFGTEVSSQPRPLDAVRVTVDGRTGRLVLPERVRVMFDDGEEIEASVADIAVG; encoded by the coding sequence ATGGGCAAGTTCGATCAGCGCGCCGAAGAGTTCGGACTGCTCGTCGGTCTCCATGATAGCGCGCGGCGCGTCGAGGATTTGCCGCTCGACTGGATCATGGGCGATCCCGAAAATCCGCGGCGCGTGTTCGACGAGACGGAGCTCAAGGATCTTGCTGCCTCGATCGCCGCGCGCGGCGTCCTGCAGCCGATCATCGTCGCCCCGAAAAATGGCGACGGCCTTCACGTCATCCGCGTCGGCGAGCGGCGCTTTCGGGCATCGCGCCTCGTCGGGCGCGAGACTATCCCGGCGATCGTGATGGCGGTGGTGAACCGTGCCGACACGCTCGCCGATCAGATCGTGGAGAATGACCAGCGCGCAGGCCTGACCCCCCATGATCTGGCGAGCGGGATCGAACGCATGCTGGGTGCCGGGGTCACCCAGGCGGAGATCGCCCGCGCGCTCGGCCGATCGAAGCAGTTCGTATCGCTATATGCCGCCTGTGCCGACATGGCGCCCTGGCTGCGGGCCGCGATCGACCAGATGCCGATCCGGTTGCTCTACGACCTCCACCGGGCTGCCCGTACTCATGGCGACGCGGTGCGCGCCTATGTTGAGCGGCTTGGTGATGAAAACGTGACCCTCGCCGAGGGTGGCCGGTTCATCGCGGGACTTAAGGCATCCGAGAATCTGCCGGATGCCCGTCTCCGCGATGTGCCCGCGCTCTCGGACGGGCAGGGCGCCGAGCGCGCTGCACCGAGCCGACCGGTTCGTGCCGGTGTCGGCCTGCGTTCGATGTTCGGCACGGAGGTTTCTTCGCAACCCCGGCCCCTTGATGCGGTTCGGGTGACGGTGGACGGGCGGACAGGACGTTTGGTCCTTCCCGAGCGGGTCCGGGTGATGTTCGACGACGGCGAGGAGATCGAGGCGTCCGTTGCGGACATTGCCGTGGGGTAG
- a CDS encoding DEAD/DEAH box helicase domain protein (PFAM: helicase domain protein; DEAD/DEAH box helicase domain protein~SMART: DEAD-like helicases-like) yields the protein MTNSPPSPSEGEDAYDRFHPEIRRWIREQGWDRLREVQQKASRALFDSRADLLISASTAAGKTEAAFLPLLSQMAGRQEAGVAILYVAPLKALINDQYARLSELGERLEMPIVRWHGDAPAGPKTAILRNPKGVVLITPESIEAMLVRRPGAAESLFGRLDAIIIDELHAFLQGARGLHLWSLLNRMEALSETRARRVGLSATLGDLAEAAEWLSGTARQPPNVVVVEGASAPIKLQVRAYIEPPESTDRSATELPAEYSALSHIAAHAFDALRGQNNLFFAGSRGNVEELADRLRTLSDERSVPNEFFPHHGSLSKELREELEARLKLGRLPTTAVATTTLELGIDIGSVHAVGQLGAPRSLASLRQRLGRSGRREGASAIFRNYVREPFLAADADPLDRLHLPVVQAVAAMNLLRARFVEPPRPNGALLSVLLHQLLSYITQAGGCSASDLYTALCGAGPFSAVSKRDFASLLHGMGQGEEPLLEQAQDRTLLLGPMGERIVAGRDFYANFKSPEEWRLVHQGRTLGTLPIINLLAIGSIIGFAGRRWRVIAVDDPAKVVEVASHRAGKIPKFDRVGSEAIHDRLAYEMRLVLSDSALPGYLDPVARGLLLEGRQYYADLGMARFLDAGSVTHVMTWRGSDVNGLFAVLLTSIGFECETFDVGVTLTNASINQARDVVAVLEQCPPVAELGQFVTNLSVEKYDELIPEALHRDFWVRRHEHLSTEVSSLLQELQQVD from the coding sequence ATGACGAACTCTCCGCCTTCTCCCTCTGAGGGCGAGGACGCCTATGACCGGTTTCATCCTGAGATCAGACGGTGGATCAGAGAGCAGGGCTGGGACCGCCTTCGGGAAGTGCAGCAGAAGGCGTCTCGCGCGCTCTTTGACAGCCGAGCGGATTTGCTCATTTCCGCATCGACCGCTGCGGGAAAGACCGAAGCGGCATTCCTTCCATTGCTTAGCCAGATGGCGGGCCGGCAAGAGGCTGGCGTGGCGATACTCTACGTCGCCCCCTTAAAGGCGCTCATAAACGATCAATATGCCAGGCTTTCAGAACTGGGTGAAAGACTGGAGATGCCCATTGTGCGCTGGCACGGTGACGCTCCGGCAGGACCCAAAACCGCGATCCTTCGCAATCCCAAGGGCGTTGTCCTCATAACGCCTGAGTCGATCGAGGCGATGCTGGTCAGGCGGCCTGGCGCGGCTGAAAGCCTCTTCGGCCGGCTTGACGCCATTATCATCGATGAACTTCATGCTTTTCTCCAGGGCGCGCGCGGTCTTCACCTGTGGAGCTTGCTTAACCGGATGGAGGCTCTGAGTGAGACAAGGGCACGCAGGGTTGGCCTGTCTGCAACTCTGGGCGATCTTGCAGAGGCGGCCGAGTGGTTGAGCGGGACAGCCCGGCAGCCGCCAAATGTGGTCGTTGTCGAAGGAGCCTCTGCGCCCATCAAGCTTCAGGTTCGCGCCTATATTGAACCGCCAGAATCGACTGATCGGTCAGCTACGGAGCTTCCGGCTGAGTATTCCGCCCTCAGCCATATCGCTGCGCATGCGTTCGATGCGCTGCGCGGTCAGAATAACCTCTTCTTTGCCGGTTCGCGAGGCAATGTCGAGGAATTAGCCGATCGTTTGCGCACGTTGTCAGATGAGCGCTCGGTTCCGAATGAGTTTTTCCCTCATCATGGCAGCCTGTCAAAGGAACTCAGAGAGGAGCTTGAGGCGCGGTTGAAGCTCGGCCGCCTGCCCACAACGGCGGTTGCCACTACGACACTTGAATTGGGTATAGACATAGGCTCCGTCCATGCTGTGGGCCAGCTTGGGGCGCCGCGCTCGCTTGCCTCGCTTCGCCAGCGCCTTGGCCGGTCAGGCCGGCGCGAAGGGGCATCCGCCATATTCAGAAATTATGTTCGGGAGCCTTTCCTGGCAGCGGACGCGGATCCTCTCGATCGGCTACATCTGCCAGTCGTTCAGGCCGTCGCTGCGATGAATCTGCTTCGTGCACGGTTTGTCGAGCCGCCGCGGCCAAACGGTGCGCTTCTTTCTGTGCTGCTGCACCAGCTATTATCCTATATCACTCAGGCGGGCGGCTGCAGTGCATCCGACCTTTATACGGCTCTTTGTGGCGCGGGGCCGTTTTCGGCGGTCAGCAAGCGGGACTTCGCCAGCTTGCTACATGGGATGGGGCAGGGGGAGGAGCCGCTGCTTGAACAGGCGCAGGACCGTACCTTGTTGCTGGGGCCGATGGGCGAACGGATCGTTGCAGGCCGCGACTTTTACGCGAATTTCAAGTCCCCCGAAGAATGGCGCCTTGTCCATCAAGGACGAACGCTCGGCACGCTGCCGATCATAAATCTGCTGGCCATAGGTAGTATCATTGGGTTCGCTGGAAGGCGCTGGCGCGTGATTGCTGTCGACGACCCGGCCAAGGTGGTTGAGGTGGCCTCGCACCGTGCTGGCAAGATACCGAAATTCGATCGTGTTGGTAGTGAGGCAATTCATGACCGGCTAGCGTATGAAATGCGGCTGGTGCTGAGTGATAGCGCCTTGCCTGGATATCTCGACCCGGTCGCGCGAGGGTTGCTGCTTGAAGGCAGGCAATATTATGCCGATCTGGGCATGGCTCGTTTCCTTGATGCCGGATCTGTAACCCATGTCATGACGTGGCGCGGGTCGGACGTGAACGGCTTGTTTGCCGTGTTGCTCACCTCGATAGGGTTCGAATGCGAGACGTTCGATGTCGGAGTTACCTTGACCAATGCTTCCATCAACCAAGCGCGAGACGTAGTTGCGGTGCTGGAACAATGCCCGCCGGTCGCCGAGCTAGGACAATTTGTCACCAACCTCTCTGTCGAAAAATATGACGAATTGATACCAGAGGCTTTGCATCGCGATTTTTGGGTTCGCCGCCACGAGCATCTTTCGACAGAAGTATCGTCTTTGCTTCAAGAGTTGCAGCAAGTGGATTGA